One window of the Archangium primigenium genome contains the following:
- a CDS encoding AAA family ATPase, producing MVSPRDIQGDDIIQWAGPIEASAVLPTLVRRLLLASAPLESLSMPADGGVRLKGWDGVVTAHKQGPFWPAGFSVWEVSVGNGVRKKLNADFDKRTEQAPETLDKSRTTYVAVTARRFGQQNKADWVEEKRQLGIWADVRVHDADVLATWLARTPAVACWFATTALGRPATDLTDVETYLRDWSGRGRIHPVPSELLVAGGERRRAMEFVRSALLESRPRAVHVRGETHEEALGFVAATLMASAPDERERWLARTLIVESREAWRWALRSDQAQPLILLPAFADFDPGAASTRHAFVIVPEDARHTGRADVQLDPIPFDAFAQDLIESGVRASDAERLARDSGGKLSAYLTLAGHRTFVLTRHDEEGTQLALLLVGAWAPSNESDREVLKKLGAEPKTVEQFCTAMSREPGTPIIADTHWGRPTSWRWTSSAEAWKRLGGQLPETMLKDFADVVLEVLGEPDPRYDLPKEERSLAPLFGKTLRHSMALREGLAESLVRLALSDEELKATHGRALGRRWADSIVTRLLVPEWRHWASLSPLLPTLAEAAPQPFMKALETSLDHGEQGVAHLMREEAPSMHGSSPHPNLLWALETLGWSSALMPRVAEALVRLSEQDPGGQLSNRPLRSLTQLLHLVHAQTCASRDQLHQARRNILQRAPTMGWRALMSLAEGYRRFGTSPSRRPAYLPWEIPSEGATTAPDEGSAQLGELVELLQSHAGTHIDRWVDLIKLSTWVPEPLALRVLDGVAMGPALHGDASGKIWNALREALAHAHGRTHQRSADLLNRHSELYLHLTPTDLVTRCAWLFQRWPKLPEPNPGRAEQGQRAQELREEALSELWKQELRWELIDQLATQAQWPESLGMTLGQAAFAEETEARLLQDGGSCHALTRILPAFVVERFGTRQQDMQWLKHVLQTLIGQGRLEEAGRAAVPLRPSATLWRLLEEVEPELGSRYWSEVSWIHVDSAEEWEFAIRALQDKGRAHEALVTTHAAQGEVSTNTVLHALERFKESASKGEYAHQQGDAYVIEQLFGRLDQDPSIEVERLLLLELYFFPLLENTERQAKHLYARLGQRPAEFAMLVRTLYQRAAQAASAREIAARILSAWDEVPGHHLPTLAERDAHLLHWAEEALEQTRTSGHEKEGIAEVAKVLARSDSDGTWPCLTTRRLLEQPGSERLARSLRIAKRNLRGVVTKGVQDGGAPERRLASRFQLGADRLRGDWPKTAVLLDELAEMYLHDAEREDAEARSERLKYGWESEEDSSAPSSASVPEPTPADTVGHGIERLEIQGIASAPAARLEFAPRLNLLAGDNSTGKTLVLDVLWWARTATWAHAMAWPGPVKEGTPIATIRVGSPNTPDVESRFDATREHWSRPANWPTPRALAIYARVDGGFSVWDPIRNDTSSTPGRADMLSAYRFTPEALWNGVEEHGKTWCNGLLRDWIDWQYRRTGLFDALKDVLAGLSPSDEPLRPGTPVRVSMHEARDIPTLELSYGTVPVIHASAAVRRVLGLAYLLVWSWNEHREAARLAGQPVAEQVLLLIDEVESHLHPKWQRLLLPALLRVIQRLTGEVQVQVVASTHAPLVMASLESHFERERDKVFHFALDQGRIVVEEQPWAMQGDAVGWLVSETFGLKQARSREAEQAIEAAEAYMRHEPLPGHETPEKLQQWLQAVLPGHDPFWPRWLVATGAVR from the coding sequence CCCGAGACCCTCGACAAGTCACGCACGACCTATGTCGCGGTCACGGCGCGGCGCTTCGGACAGCAGAACAAAGCGGATTGGGTCGAGGAGAAGCGCCAACTGGGTATCTGGGCGGACGTGCGCGTCCATGACGCGGACGTCCTGGCGACGTGGCTGGCGCGGACTCCCGCCGTGGCTTGCTGGTTCGCCACGACCGCCCTGGGACGGCCCGCCACGGACCTCACGGATGTGGAGACGTACCTGCGCGACTGGAGCGGCCGGGGCAGGATTCATCCTGTCCCTTCCGAACTCCTCGTGGCGGGTGGAGAGCGGCGGCGGGCCATGGAATTCGTCCGGTCCGCGCTCTTGGAGTCCCGGCCGCGCGCAGTTCATGTGCGCGGAGAGACACACGAGGAAGCGCTCGGCTTCGTGGCGGCGACGTTGATGGCCTCCGCTCCCGATGAGCGCGAGCGGTGGCTGGCACGAACGCTCATCGTGGAGAGCCGGGAAGCATGGCGCTGGGCCCTGCGCAGCGACCAGGCGCAGCCCCTCATCCTTCTTCCCGCCTTCGCCGATTTCGATCCCGGAGCGGCGTCCACCCGCCACGCCTTCGTGATCGTGCCAGAGGACGCGCGTCACACGGGACGCGCCGACGTCCAGCTCGACCCCATCCCCTTTGACGCTTTCGCCCAGGATCTCATCGAGTCGGGCGTTCGCGCATCGGACGCGGAGCGGCTGGCTCGGGACTCGGGCGGCAAGCTTTCCGCCTACCTGACCCTGGCTGGACACCGCACGTTCGTACTGACTCGCCACGACGAGGAAGGAACGCAACTCGCCCTGCTCCTCGTGGGGGCATGGGCACCCTCGAACGAAAGTGACCGGGAGGTTTTGAAGAAGCTGGGGGCCGAGCCCAAGACAGTGGAGCAGTTCTGCACGGCCATGAGCCGCGAGCCAGGAACGCCCATCATCGCCGATACCCACTGGGGAAGACCCACGTCGTGGCGGTGGACCTCGTCCGCCGAGGCCTGGAAACGCCTCGGGGGCCAGCTCCCCGAAACGATGCTGAAGGACTTCGCTGACGTCGTGCTCGAGGTGCTCGGCGAGCCAGATCCGCGCTACGACCTGCCCAAGGAGGAGCGGAGCCTCGCGCCACTTTTTGGCAAGACGCTTCGCCACTCCATGGCGCTTCGCGAGGGGCTGGCCGAGTCCCTGGTGCGATTGGCACTGAGCGATGAGGAACTCAAGGCCACCCACGGGCGCGCGCTGGGACGCCGGTGGGCGGACAGCATCGTCACGCGCCTGTTGGTCCCGGAGTGGAGACACTGGGCGTCGCTCTCGCCGCTCCTGCCCACCCTGGCCGAAGCGGCGCCCCAGCCGTTCATGAAGGCCCTCGAGACGAGCCTCGATCATGGAGAGCAAGGGGTGGCCCACCTCATGAGGGAAGAGGCCCCGTCCATGCATGGCAGCAGCCCCCATCCCAATCTGCTGTGGGCGCTGGAGACCTTGGGATGGAGCAGTGCTTTGATGCCGCGTGTCGCGGAGGCGCTGGTCCGGCTGTCGGAACAAGACCCCGGGGGGCAGCTCTCGAATCGTCCGCTGCGCAGCCTGACCCAACTGCTCCACCTCGTCCACGCGCAGACGTGTGCATCGCGCGATCAGCTCCACCAAGCGAGGAGAAACATCCTCCAGCGTGCCCCCACGATGGGATGGCGAGCGCTCATGAGCCTCGCCGAGGGGTATCGACGTTTTGGTACTTCACCCTCGAGGCGCCCCGCCTACCTCCCATGGGAAATCCCATCCGAGGGCGCCACGACCGCGCCGGATGAGGGTAGTGCTCAATTGGGCGAATTGGTCGAATTGCTCCAGAGCCATGCGGGGACCCACATTGATAGATGGGTGGACCTGATCAAGCTGAGCACGTGGGTACCAGAGCCCCTGGCCCTGCGGGTTCTGGATGGTGTAGCCATGGGCCCCGCTCTCCACGGAGATGCGAGCGGGAAGATCTGGAACGCATTGAGGGAAGCGCTCGCCCATGCCCATGGTCGAACCCATCAACGGTCCGCCGACCTCCTCAACAGACATTCCGAACTCTACCTCCACCTGACCCCCACGGATCTTGTCACCAGGTGCGCTTGGCTCTTTCAGCGGTGGCCAAAACTGCCTGAACCCAACCCAGGCAGGGCCGAACAAGGCCAACGCGCTCAAGAACTCCGCGAGGAAGCGCTCAGCGAACTTTGGAAGCAGGAGCTACGCTGGGAACTCATCGACCAGTTGGCGACCCAAGCGCAGTGGCCCGAGTCCTTGGGGATGACACTGGGCCAAGCAGCTTTCGCGGAGGAGACCGAAGCAAGACTCCTGCAGGACGGCGGCTCGTGCCACGCACTCACCAGAATCCTTCCCGCGTTCGTGGTCGAGCGCTTCGGCACTCGACAGCAGGACATGCAGTGGCTCAAACACGTTCTCCAGACCCTGATCGGTCAAGGTCGATTGGAGGAGGCAGGACGCGCAGCGGTTCCACTCCGTCCCAGCGCAACCCTCTGGCGGCTTTTGGAGGAAGTCGAGCCTGAGCTGGGGTCACGTTACTGGAGCGAAGTCAGCTGGATTCATGTCGATTCGGCTGAGGAATGGGAATTCGCCATCCGCGCGCTACAGGACAAGGGGCGAGCACACGAGGCGCTCGTAACAACACACGCGGCACAAGGGGAAGTCTCCACAAATACCGTGCTCCATGCGCTTGAGCGGTTCAAGGAGTCCGCGAGCAAGGGCGAGTACGCACATCAGCAAGGCGACGCGTACGTGATTGAACAACTGTTTGGTCGGCTCGACCAAGACCCGAGCATCGAAGTAGAGCGCTTGCTCCTATTGGAACTCTATTTCTTCCCCTTGCTCGAAAATACGGAACGACAAGCGAAACATTTGTACGCGCGGCTCGGGCAACGGCCCGCTGAGTTCGCCATGCTCGTGCGGACGCTCTACCAGCGAGCTGCTCAGGCCGCATCCGCCCGAGAGATCGCAGCCAGGATTCTATCCGCATGGGACGAAGTGCCCGGCCATCACCTGCCCACGCTCGCCGAGCGCGACGCCCACCTTCTGCATTGGGCGGAGGAAGCTTTGGAGCAGACACGCACGAGTGGTCACGAAAAGGAAGGCATCGCCGAGGTCGCCAAGGTACTCGCTCGATCCGATTCGGACGGGACGTGGCCTTGCTTGACCACGCGTCGGTTGTTGGAGCAACCGGGAAGTGAACGCCTCGCGAGAAGCCTCCGCATCGCCAAGCGCAACCTTCGGGGTGTTGTCACGAAGGGCGTCCAAGACGGTGGAGCCCCCGAGCGAAGGCTGGCCTCCCGCTTCCAGTTGGGCGCGGACAGGCTGCGCGGCGACTGGCCGAAGACGGCCGTCCTGCTCGACGAGCTGGCCGAGATGTACCTGCATGACGCCGAGCGAGAAGACGCGGAAGCCCGCAGCGAGCGTCTCAAATACGGCTGGGAGTCCGAAGAGGATTCCTCTGCCCCGTCGAGCGCCTCCGTTCCCGAGCCCACGCCTGCCGACACGGTTGGCCACGGCATCGAGCGGCTGGAGATCCAGGGCATCGCCTCGGCACCCGCGGCGCGCCTGGAGTTCGCGCCCCGGCTCAACCTGCTCGCGGGTGACAACAGCACGGGCAAGACGCTCGTGCTCGACGTGCTCTGGTGGGCGCGGACGGCCACCTGGGCACACGCCATGGCCTGGCCGGGTCCCGTCAAGGAAGGCACGCCCATCGCCACCATCCGCGTGGGGAGCCCGAACACTCCGGACGTGGAGAGCCGCTTCGACGCGACCCGGGAGCACTGGAGCCGACCCGCGAACTGGCCGACGCCTCGCGCCCTCGCGATCTACGCCCGAGTGGACGGGGGCTTCTCGGTCTGGGACCCCATCCGCAACGACACGTCCTCGACTCCTGGCCGGGCCGACATGCTGTCCGCGTACCGCTTCACGCCGGAGGCGCTGTGGAACGGCGTGGAGGAGCACGGCAAGACCTGGTGCAACGGCCTCCTGCGCGACTGGATTGATTGGCAGTACCGGCGCACGGGCCTCTTTGACGCCTTGAAGGACGTCCTGGCGGGGCTCTCGCCCTCGGACGAGCCGCTCCGTCCAGGCACGCCGGTGCGCGTCTCCATGCACGAGGCCCGGGACATCCCCACCCTGGAGCTGTCCTACGGCACCGTACCGGTCATCCACGCCTCGGCCGCCGTGCGCCGCGTCCTCGGACTGGCCTACCTCCTGGTCTGGTCCTGGAACGAGCACCGCGAGGCGGCACGCCTCGCCGGACAGCCCGTGGCCGAGCAGGTGCTCCTGCTCATCGATGAGGTGGAGTCCCACCTGCATCCCAAGTGGCAGAGGTTGTTGCTGCCCGCGCTCCTCCGCGTCATCCAGCGGCTGACGGGAGAGGTCCAGGTGCAGGTGGTGGCCAGCACCCATGCACCCCTGGTCATGGCCTCCCTGGAGAGTCACTTCGAGCGGGAGCGGGACAAGGTCTTCCACTTCGCGCTGGACCAGGGGCGCATCGTCGTCGAGGAACAGCCCTGGGCGATGCAGGGCGATGCGGTGGGCTGGCTCGTCTCCGAGACCTTTGGGCTCAAGCAGGCGCGATCCCGCGAGGCCGAGCAGGCCATCGAAGCGGCGGAGGCCTACATGCGCCACGAGCCCCTGCCCGGCCATGAGACGCCCGAGAAGCTCCAGCAATGGCTCCAGGCGGTGCTCCCGGGGCATGACCCCTTCTGGCCCCGCTGGCTGGTGGCGACGGGAGCGGTGCGATGA